One window of Acropora palmata chromosome 1, jaAcrPala1.3, whole genome shotgun sequence genomic DNA carries:
- the LOC141893151 gene encoding zinc finger MYM-type protein 3-like, producing the protein MALASGSERFRVPKTSSEESGLVNDTVPPSTKYKNKWAVNIFAEWQSLREVKVPVLDCGGVFKDYELHKVCALSADIAAMDVLSLKYWLSKFVMEVAKKSGERYPPKSVYGIICSLKRHLEERNGSQYLRRNNCVALY; encoded by the coding sequence ATGGCGCTCGCGTCCGGATCAGAGCGATTTCGTGTTCCCAAAACGTCTTCTGAAGAAAGTGGTTTGGTAAATGACACCGTTCCACCTTCAACAAAATACAAGAACAAGTGGGCTGTAAACATTTTTGCCGAATGGCAGAGTTTAAGAGAGGTTAAGGTTCCAGTTTTAGATTGTGGTGGTGTCTTTAAAGACTACGAGCTACACAAGGTATGCGCTCTGAGTGCAGACATAGCTGCAATGGACGTACTGTCGCTGAAGTACTGGTTGTCCAAATTCGTGATGGAGGTAGCGAAAAAGTCGGGAGAAAGATACCCTCCAAAGAGCGTGTATGGAATCATTTGTTCTTTGAAACGTCATTTGGAGGAGAGAAATGGTTCACAGTATCTAAGAAGGAATAATTGTGTAGCACTGTACTGA